From the genome of Desulfolucanica intricata:
GGCCCGCACCAGTGCTACAAATTTTTCTTCAATTTCCCGCTTTGCCCTGGCCTCACCGGGCAGCAGGTCACGCACCCCCGGAGGGACTCTGCCAAAATGATTTTTCAATGACAACTGCTATCACCTCTGCTAAAATTATAAATCTTTTTCTTTCTCGGATGCCAACCGCTCCAAAACTAACCTATACCCATCAGCACCAAAATTTAAACACCTTTTTACCCGGCTGATGGTAGCTGTACTGGCTCCGGTAGCGGCTGCAATTTCTCCGTAAGTACAATCTGCCTCCAGCATCTTGGCTACTTCCAGGCGCTGAGCCAAAGCTCGCAGTTCAGCTACCGTACATATATCTTCAAAAAAACGATAGCACTCCTCTGTATCCTTTAACATTAATATTGCTTCAAAAAGCCGGTCCAGAAGGCTGTCCTTTAATTTACTGTTATAACCCAACTTTTTCTTCCCCCTGGTTTTTAGCCTAATTATAAC
Proteins encoded in this window:
- a CDS encoding YerC/YecD family TrpR-related protein, with translation MGYNSKLKDSLLDRLFEAILMLKDTEECYRFFEDICTVAELRALAQRLEVAKMLEADCTYGEIAAATGASTATISRVKRCLNFGADGYRLVLERLASEKEKDL